The region TATAAATATCACCGATGCCGCCGTGGGAAGAAGGAGTGTTCACCAGAATACGGCAGGTTTTCATAGCCGCTGCGTGCTTCTCCATTTTTTCTTTTTCATTTACATTTACATAGAGAGAAGAGGTATGTCCGTAACCGCCGTCAGCAACCAGCTGTTCTGCCTTCTCAATGGCCTCATCAAATGTCTTTGCCTTATACATTGCCAGCACCGGAGACAGCTTTTCATGTGCAAATTCTTCTTCAATATGAACGCTCTCAACCTCACCGATCAGGATTTTTGTGTCTTCCGGTACTTCAACCCCTGCAAGCTTTGCAATGGTTGCGGCCTTCTGCCCTACGATCTTGGCGTTTAAGGCGCCATTGATGATAATGGTCTTACGAACCTTATCAATCTCATTGCCCTTTAAGAAATAACAACCTCTGGCTCCGAATTCTTTTTTAACCGCATCATAAATACTTTCAAGTACTGTCACAGACTGCTCAGAAGCGCAGATCATACCATTATCAAAGGTCTTGGAATGAATGATCGAGCTGACAGCCATCTTTATATCCGCCGTATCATCAATAATGACAGGGGTATTACCTGCACCAACACCAAGAGCAGGTTTACCGGAAGAATAAGCGGCCTTTACCATTCCAGGGCCTCCGGTCGCCAGGATAATATCCGCACTTCTCATGACCTCATTGGTCAGTTCCAGGGACGGTACATCAATCCAGCCAATGATTCCCTCAGGTGCACCTGCTTTAACTGCAGCATCGAGAACTACTTTTGCAGCCGCAATCGTGGAATTCTTTGCACGGGGATGGGGGGAGATCATAATGGCGTTTCTGGTCTTTAAGCTGATAAGAGTTTTGAAAATAGCCGTTGATGTGGGATTGGTGGTTGGAATTACCGCCGCAACCAGACCAATGGGCTCTGCAATCTTCTTAATACCGTATGCCTTATCTTCTTCAATCACACCGCAAGTTTTAGTATCCTTAAATGTATTATAAATATATTCAGCCGCATAGTTGTTCTTAATAACCTTGTCCTCCACTACGCCCATGCCGGTTTCCTGGACAGCCATTTTTGCCAGAGGAATTCTCAGTTTATTGGCAGCACTTGCTGCTTCATAAAAAATCTTATCTACCTGCTCCTGAGTGAAGGTAGCAAATACTCTCTGGGCTTCCCTCATAGCTTCCATCTTGGCGATCAATGCATCTACATTATCTATGATCTGGGGAACCTTTACCTGTTCTTCTTTCTTTGCCATAATAACTTTCCTCCATTTTTAAATAAGTTAAATAGGTATTTTTATATCGATATATTTTTAACGATCTGCTGTGATATCATTATATGTTATTGTTATTTTTTTGTCAATATTATATTTCACAAAAATATACATGGTTCCTGTTTTTTTTTATTCAAAACTCATATTTTTAAAATAAATACAAGGATTCTTTTCTTCTTCCGGTATTAACAGGTCCATTGATCGGATTTAAAAACTTGGCAATCCTTATCATGTATGATATAGTAAGCCTTAGAATCAAAGGATTATGATGGAAATAAAATTATGTTACCTCATTCTCATCTTATATGGGTCAGATGAGATTATTTTTATAAAAGGATAAGGGGATTTTGGAATGATGAAAATTACCATTGGAATTGATCTTGGAGGGAGTACCACGAAAATTGTAGGATTTCAGGATAATAAATTAAAAATTCCTACTTTTGTCAAAGCTGACAATCCCATTGCTTCTCTCTTTGGGGCTCTTGGAAAATTTATTTATGAAAACAGCATCCAGTTAAATGAAATTGAAAAAATCATGATCACCGGGGTAGGCAGCGCTTACGTAGAACAGCCCTTGTACGGGATTCCTACTTATAAGGTAGATGAATTTACCTGCAACGGTTTGGGGGGACAATACTTTACGGGTCTGAATGACCTGATTGTTGTAAGCATGGGGACCGGAACCTCCCTGGTGCAGGTAAACGGGGATAAAATCATTCATACCGGAGGAATTGGTATTGGGGGAGGAACCATTCTTGGACTTTCAAGTCTTTTACTGAAAACCCAGGATATCTCTCAGATCATGGAGCTGGCAAGCCGAGGAAATTTAAGTAACATTGATTTGCAGATACAGGATATCTCAAAAACGCCTCTTCCCGGCCTCCCTCTTTCTGCTACAGCCTCTAACTTTGGCAAGGTACGTAGCCTTGTATCAGATGAGGACATCGCCATGGGAATCATCAATATGGTGCTTCAGGTCATTGGTAAATCTGCTATTTTATCTTCCCTGAACAGCAATATCACCAATTTTGTCATGACCGGAAACCTTGCAAAGTTCCCCCAGTGCAAAGAAATATTCCAATCTTTGGAAACCATGTTCCACGTCCATTTTATCATACCGGACCATGCGGAATATGGTACTGCCATCGGTGCTGCCCTAACTGAGGAACGACACATGGAAATGAGGCAGATTCCATCCCCGGAGGCCACACCTTCGTAGAATTATTGTAAACTAAATTCATAAAAGGAAGGTGCAGCAGACGCTGCACCTTCCTTTTATGAATGATATCCCAATGCCTGCTCCAAAGCATCTTTTTCCTCGCTTCCCAACAGGACATCTGTTTCTCCTCGTTCCACTTCCTTAATATAAACATAGCAGCCTTCCCTGCTGTGTACGGAATTTAAAACAAAACCAGAATTTGTATAATCAAGAATCGCCATAGCAAAGCTTAAATTTCCGCCCATCCCTTTGAACGCATTATATTTTATAAGTCCGAACTTCTGGAAAGCGCTTCTGTAATTTTTGTTGGTATTACGAAGGGAATCCTTATTGGCCCGGTCTTCTGCTTTTAATTCCGCAATATCCTCCATTTGCTCCATAATAATCTCTTCCAGGGTTTCCGCATCTTTTCCCCTCATAAAATAGTCGTATCTGCGGTACAGCTTTCTCATCTGAACCAGACATATGATTACGACGATCAGTAATATTATGGTTAGTACGGCTAATCCAATGATTAAAAAAGCAGGATCAACCGATAACTGATTCAATATACTGTTGTCCATTCTTTCGTCCTCGCTTCCATGATGTTATCTTATGGATTCTATCAACTCTACTATTCTTTCCAATTCTGCCTCAGAATAGTACTCAATTTCCACTCTTCCTTTATTTCTATCCTTCCGGTTTATGCTTACCTTTGTTCCCATAGCAGTTTTCATCCGGTCTTCCAATTCTCTGAAGATCAGGGAAATGCTCTCATCCTCATCCTTTTTTTCCTTTGGTTCCCTTTTCTTTGACATGGACTTAACTAATTTTTCCACTTCACGAACGCTTAAATTTTCTGAAACAATTTTTCCTGCGATCTGAAATTGTAGCTCCGGTTCATCAACAGCCAGCAGAGCCCTTGCGTGGCCACCTGTTATCTGGTTTTCAATAAGCATATCCTGAACTCTGTTGTCCAGCTTTAATAAACGCATGCTGTTCGTGATGGTTACTCTGTTTTTTGCCACCCTTGCTGCGATTTCTTCCTGCTTTAATCCAAATTCCTGCATCAGTCTCTGATATGCCTTGGCTTCTTCTATGGGATTTAGATCCTCTCTTTGTACATTTTCAATCAGTGCAATTTCCATTGACTGCTGCTTTGTATATTCCCGGATCACCACAGGCACTTCCTTCAGACCTGCCAGCTTAGCTGCTCTCCATCTTCGTTCTCCGGCTATAATTTCGTAGAAATCTCCTTTTCTCTGTACCAAAAGAGGCTGTAAAACACCATATTCCTTCATGGATTCTGCTAATTCCATGAGGGATTCCTCCCGAAACTCTGTTCTTGGCTGATGGTGATTTGGTTCAATGGAAGATAATTTAAGGAACAGTCCTTTTCCTGTTTCCTGCTCCTCTTCTCCATTTACTGTTTTTACCACGGCTTGTTCCTGCTTTGGATGGCTTTTCAGCTCCTGATCCTCTGCAACAGATTCCATTACTTCATCTCCGAATATTGCACCAAGGCCTTTTCCTAAACCCGTTCTCTTTGCCATAATTATAAATCTTCTCCTCTGCTTATTACTTCAGCCGCCAGTAACCGGTAGCTTTCCGCTCCTGCTGATCTGGAATCATATAAATTAATCGGCATTCCATGGCTGGGAGCCTCTGCCAGTCTGACATTTCTGGGTATAATGGTTTTATAGATATTCTGGTTTAAATTGTTCTTTACACTTTCTACAACTTCCAGAGATAGATTTGTCCTGGCATCGTACATGGTGAAAACCACTCCCTCCATTTCAAGAGCAGGATTCAGTTTCTTTTTCACCAGATTTACGGTCTTTAATACCTGACTTAATCCTTCTAACGCATAATATTCACATTGAATTGGCACTAATACGGTATTCGCAGCTGTTAAGGCATTAATTGTCAATAGATTCAATGACGGAGGACAATCTATGATAATAAAATCATAGTGCTTCTTGATTTTTTCAAGATATGTTTTGAGGAGTGTTTCCTTGTTTTCGATTTCCAATAATTCTATCTCTGCGCCCGCCAAATCCACATTAGATGGAAGCAAATCTAAATTTTCCTGAACATTGGTAATCAGACATTCTTCAATTTCACACTCTCCTACCAACAGATCGTATACGGTTCGTTCAATGGAACTCTTCTCGATCCCCAATCCGCTGGTTTCGTTTCCTTGTGGATCAAAATCCACAGCCAATACCCGCTGTCTTGATTCCGCAAGACAAGCTGATAGATTGATTGCAGTCGTCGTTTTACCGACTCCGCCTTTCTGGTTTGCTATCGCAATGATTCTTCCCATTTTAGTTTTCTCCTGTTACTACATCCG is a window of [Clostridium] saccharolyticum WM1 DNA encoding:
- the coaW gene encoding type II pantothenate kinase; the encoded protein is MMKITIGIDLGGSTTKIVGFQDNKLKIPTFVKADNPIASLFGALGKFIYENSIQLNEIEKIMITGVGSAYVEQPLYGIPTYKVDEFTCNGLGGQYFTGLNDLIVVSMGTGTSLVQVNGDKIIHTGGIGIGGGTILGLSSLLLKTQDISQIMELASRGNLSNIDLQIQDISKTPLPGLPLSATASNFGKVRSLVSDEDIAMGIINMVLQVIGKSAILSSLNSNITNFVMTGNLAKFPQCKEIFQSLETMFHVHFIIPDHAEYGTAIGAALTEERHMEMRQIPSPEATPS
- a CDS encoding DUF4446 family protein yields the protein MDNSILNQLSVDPAFLIIGLAVLTIILLIVVIICLVQMRKLYRRYDYFMRGKDAETLEEIIMEQMEDIAELKAEDRANKDSLRNTNKNYRSAFQKFGLIKYNAFKGMGGNLSFAMAILDYTNSGFVLNSVHSREGCYVYIKEVERGETDVLLGSEEKDALEQALGYHS
- a CDS encoding ParB/RepB/Spo0J family partition protein, with the translated sequence MAKRTGLGKGLGAIFGDEVMESVAEDQELKSHPKQEQAVVKTVNGEEEQETGKGLFLKLSSIEPNHHQPRTEFREESLMELAESMKEYGVLQPLLVQRKGDFYEIIAGERRWRAAKLAGLKEVPVVIREYTKQQSMEIALIENVQREDLNPIEEAKAYQRLMQEFGLKQEEIAARVAKNRVTITNSMRLLKLDNRVQDMLIENQITGGHARALLAVDEPELQFQIAGKIVSENLSVREVEKLVKSMSKKREPKEKKDEDESISLIFRELEDRMKTAMGTKVSINRKDRNKGRVEIEYYSEAELERIVELIESIR
- a CDS encoding ParA family protein, translating into MGRIIAIANQKGGVGKTTTAINLSACLAESRQRVLAVDFDPQGNETSGLGIEKSSIERTVYDLLVGECEIEECLITNVQENLDLLPSNVDLAGAEIELLEIENKETLLKTYLEKIKKHYDFIIIDCPPSLNLLTINALTAANTVLVPIQCEYYALEGLSQVLKTVNLVKKKLNPALEMEGVVFTMYDARTNLSLEVVESVKNNLNQNIYKTIIPRNVRLAEAPSHGMPINLYDSRSAGAESYRLLAAEVISRGEDL